In the Arachis ipaensis cultivar K30076 chromosome B04, Araip1.1, whole genome shotgun sequence genome, TAATGATAAATATTTGAAGTCTAATGTGAAAACAAAGTCATGTGGATTTATTGGTGCACTTATGACCAGTTCAGTCTTTGAGAAGTGACTAGGCATTGAAAATGTCCATTATGCCCAATgttaaaactttcttttgcttTAGCACATGTATACTCTAAAAAAAAATAGGCAAGAATGAAATTATttgatattaattaataaaataaaacttttcagataaataaaaaaaatattgactaacaaataaaaatatactaatacaATTCAAATCATATTAAAACATAAACAAGTTTGCTGAGTCAATAAACAAACTTTAcgtaaataaataagtttaatCAATGTGATAGGTGAATTTTGCACAAACTTATAtgaaaacacaataaaaaaattaaatcctaagaaataaaatgatttttttagaattaattttttatataatagaaaatAAATCTTAATAACATTGTTCTCAATTTAAATTagtcaatttatttttaaaataaaatacggTAAAAAATCTAACTTCGTAGCTATATCAGttagttttttaattaaatcatttgtataaaataaaccaattttttttaaaccaaataatAACACATGTCATCCATTCAAAaacaacttcatgtgaagtcgatTGTAGATAAGTTTCTGCCTAATATAAAgacagaaaaaacaaaaatagagatTCTTTACAAGTCTAAGAAAGATatcataaatgctaaaataattcaTCGGGACTTCATGTGATAAAAGACAAAAATGTAATTATGATATAATGTGGACTGGTTGATAGCATGAGCATAGTTGAAATTTTGGCATGATCTTTTTCATATTTGTTGCATGTCTCTTTAGTTGGTAGTGTTATAGTTTATTGTAATGAtatgataataatttaattgtATGAGTTAGATCATTTttatttggtaaaattttttctGTGACTATCCTATTCTTGATGGCAATgccaaaataaatattttcattaattattttttttctatttttgggtcgattttattttaaaaatttttattaaaaaaattttgttgtagacaaaattaataatattatgttCAATTATTTAAGGATaccaaattaatattttaattagaTACTTttgtttgattaaaaataaattctagtttcattaaaaataaattctagtTAGTTAGTAAAAACACAAAAGTGTACATAATAGTGAAATCATAATTCTTAGACAAGTAAATTATGGTCTTattatcttaaaaaaataatttatttatagaaTAATATTGAAAAATCAACAATAATTTGCATGAAAATAGTTTATTAGTAAAACATAAGTTAATTGATTGATTACTATGAAATTTAATTTAACGATAAATTTGTAATTGAACATATTTTTACAGCTTAATTTAAAATTCTGTTTACAGCTTAATTTAAATTGTGTTAGAAAAAAATTTAGCAATTGAAAATGTAAGTCATGGGAAACAAAAAGTTCATCAAGAAGATAGAAaccgagaaaaaaaaaaagacagatGGTATCATTTATGTCATTCCTAAAAAAAAGAAATGTGAACTTTATTTCTTTTTTAGAATACTAAGTTTTACTCTTTTAAACAATTTGTATACATATATTtgacgaaaattaaataaataaaagtttaagataaatttaaagaaaaattggtcaataaaaatgaagaaggagaacgTACCAAATTCTTCTGTTAGGAATTTAGGAATAACACGCAGAAAGAATTGAAATTATTTTAAAGATAGTTATTTGATCTACTCGAatcgattttttttaaaaattcatttgTATAAAATAGATCGTTTTTTTTAAACCATATAATAACACATACACGTGTCAATTATCCAGAAACAATTTCATGCGAAGTCAACTGTAGGTAAGTTTCCACCTTATTTTATAAAAGAACGATGTGGCTCTTGAGTAGTATTGAATTAACTATGTTTTTTAACCCATGCATAAGAGCACTATGTAAGTCAAATTaatattagaataaaataataaataaatttctgaaaatttatattttagatagattactttttaaaaaaaaatattaataaaattttatacaaTAATAAATGTGAATAAATTAGTTTAAATTaagattttatattttaattatagagattaatttaaaaataatatatttatatctattattttaaaaaattttattaatattttttttaaaataatctatccaaaatataaatttttagaaatttatttgtcaCTCTACTCAATACTATATTTCATGATGAATTTCATACGCCAAATGATAATAATTGAAGTGGCGTTGTCGGCTTATGTACAGTAGTTTAACAGACTTATTTCATCATACATTTGAATAGTCTCACACTCACTGGGATCTTTATTGTCCACTCCTTTGTCATAGTTTATTAACTATGTTCattcttctttttatattttcacgctttactaaggaaaaataataaaatttaaaaatcagtaattaattttgaaATGAGAATTAAAGTAGTGTAATGCATGAAAATGATAGCATAATGGGACCATTTACCATGTTATAGTCACAAAAAATCTGTCAcccatatatatattaaaatattgttAAAAGTGTAATAATTTGAGCAGTTGATCAATTTATTGAAAGCATATGTAAAATAACATGAATTTAATACTATATACAATCTGACAAGTTAAAATTAATCTGTTGTGAATTTAAATTCTATTTAAGATTTTACTGTTGACCAATAAATTGTTACATGTATAAGACAAAATTTATCCGACAttcatttaaataaattaatgagCTAACCACTAAACTAACTTAACTTAGTTTATGAAATANNNNNNNNNNNNNNNNNNNNNNNNNNNNNNNNNNNNAGGTAATTTGCTTGTTATGGCATCTGGGTCCGTTTataatttattactttaattacTTTATAATTTGTTTAGCACAAATAGGTACATTGTATCATTCCAGACACAGCTAATTAATACACACAAAACCCATTCTTCATTTTATCTcttggttctttttttttttaatcacagTGCATGATTCTTATATGTGGGGAAATTCAATGTTAAGTCAATGACTCTGAGGGTTGCTAAGAGCATGGATCTCCAGTTAGATATAGAGACTGAAGCTACTCACCATGCAAATCTCCCTGTACTTCTCAAGGTATTGTGATTAAGtcaaattaaacataatattttattaattaatccTGTTTTTTTAATCCCTGAAACCAACTTTCTTTCCACCCtgcttttatttttctctgtTTCTCTTCTGGAAAATCATCAGTTTTCTCTTTCATGCATGTTCTATGTCTCCACAAATTCCTACCaaatatcatcatcaccatctccTTTTTATGGTGAAATGATGAAATTTTTTAGTTTGCagtttttctcttttcctttggTTGTTCAGCaatttttaattatgtaaaataagTGAATGTTGtagtatataaaattttttctGCTTCTGTTATTTATGTAGAATATTCTGATAAAATGGAACAAAATAAGTGAATGTTATTAAAATAAGTGAATACTGTATGCTTTCTTTTatatattcttttctctttttggtgTGTTTAATTTTGATGATTTATCTAGTAGCCTAACAACTTGTAAACTATACAAATCAAAGAGTTACACTTTACAAGATGGTTAAGGAATATGCATTATATCTGCTTAATTTCCTGATTGTGTGAATTATGCATATCTATACTCATCAAAGGACAAGAAAACGAGAGAGTAGTGATGGAAACTATGGACGGATTAAATGGAGTGATGctgaattttgttttattgttatTGTAGTTCTATGATGTTGTTTATAAAACTAAGCCAGAGAAAGAGAGATTCATAGAGAACACAAAGGTGGAAGGAAAAACAATACTGAAAGGTGTTTCAGGCATTGTTCAACCAGGTGAAATTCTAGCCATGTTAGGCCCATCCGGGAGCGGCAAAACAACTCTCCTAACAGCATTAGGAGGCAGACTTGGAGGAAAACTCTCCGGAAACATAACTTACAATGGCAAAACTTTCTCGAATGCAATGAAGCGTCTTACCGGCTTTGTTACTCAAGATGATGTTCTGTATCCTCATCTCACTGTCACTGAGACTCTAATCTTCACCGCGCTTCTTAGATTGCCAAGTAGTAGGTTCaccaaagaagaaaaaataatgcAAGCAAAAATTGTGATAGATCAACTAGGCTTAACTGAGTGCAAAGATAGCATGATTGGAGGGCCATGTTTGAGAGGGGTTTCTGGGGGGGAGAGGAAAAGGGTTAGTATTGGGCAAGAAATGTTAATAAATCCAAGCTTGTTGCTTTTGGATGAACCAACCTCTGGCTTAGATTCGACGACGGCGCAAAAAATTGTATCAACTTTGTCTGAGCTAGCAAGTGATGGAGAGAAAACTATTGTGATGACAATACACCAACCTTCTAGTAGGATATACTACTTGTTTCACAAGGTCTTACTCTTATCAGAAGGGAACCTTATGTATTTTGGAATGGGTTCAGAAGCTGTTAAATACTTCTCAAGCATTGACTATGCTCCTTCTATGGACATGAATCCTTCTGACTTCCTACTTGATCTTGCAAACGGTATGCTACATGATCTTTTGTTAATTTTGATTATTTCTATAAACAGCATTTTAAACTTGACTAGTATGTTTTGCCACAAATTATGATCATCATAGTCAACAAGTATATTTTGGGGTTAAAAAGAACTTTCTGGATTTCACTTTTTATCTTTTGTTAACCCATTGATAAGCTTGAGACTTTCATTATAAGAGGAGCAAATATTTGCAGGTATTTACACCGGTCAACCGAATGAGGACCATACCTTAAACAAGAAGAAACTGATTTCTTCCTACAAGGAACACTTTAGTGACACAATAGAACCAATGTTTCATGAAAAGTGTGACTTTGATAAAAATGAAGGTAGATTTGAAGATGAAAAAAGCTTTGGGAGTTGGCCTACCAGCTGGTGGCAGCAATTCTTTCTGCTGCTAAGAAGAGATGTCAAAGAGAGAAGACATCAATCATTCTCTTGCATTCTAATTTTTGAAGTTATTGCGGCTGCCATTATTACGGGGCTAGTTTGGTACAAGTCTGATATTTCCCACTTGCAGGATCAGGTAATAATACTAATAATTTTATCAgtgttttaaaatttttcaagctACACACCAATTTGTAGTAATGATAATTTGATTAGCACTCCAAATTGCAAGATGATGTGTTGCTTAATTAGACTTGCAATTGGAAAATGTTAGAAATATAATTCAACTCTTCTAAATAAACTTGCAGCTTGGACTTTTATACAACATGATTAACTTCTGGTTCGCCTTCCCTCTCTACCGAGCAATATTCACCTTTCCCCAAGAAAGACCAATGTTGGAGAAAGAAAGATCCTCTGCTATGTACAGACTCTCCTCATACTTAATGGCAAAGTCGGTGGCGGATCTTCCAATTGAGCTTGTCCTTCCAACTGCATACCTCATCATAACCTATTGGATGACAGGTCTGAAAGTGAATGCAGTTAACTTCTTGTGCACGCTATCTACCGTCTTACTCCACGTGTTAGTCGCACAAGGGGTCGGCCTTGCCATCGGCGCCattgtgatggatatgaaatCTGTGACCACATTGGCTGCAATAATCATGCTAATTTTCATGCTTTCAGCTGGATACTTTGTTCAACATTTACCAAAATTTATAGCATGGTTGAAGTATATTTCCCCAAGTTACTACACATACCTGCTATTGATAGGATCTCAGTATAAATCTAGTGAGACATACCCATGCTCTAACAATAATGGTGAGTGTTCAGTTGCAGAATTTCCTATGATAAGGACACAAATGGTGCTTGATATGAAAGAGCAAGCCATGGCTGCATTGGCTCTAGTTATAATGCTTATAGGTTATAGAATTGTGGCTTATATTGCGCTATTGAGGATTGGAGTGACAAAGAGCAAGGCTTAACTAGTGATTTTCTATCtaattacattttttattttaatttcttataaaattttacatatatttcttttcaaatttaaagATTATGCTAGCTGGCATTATATTAGTCACATATTCTCTTCTAAAAATGATTagaatcagagttttgattttttttactttttcttattttgatataatttaatattatttaattacatAATTATATTTGTAACCTTTTTCATCCCGTTCATGGATATAGAGGCACAAAAGAAGAAAGGTATAATATAACTTCTATACTAAACATTCAAATGGATAACAAACACTTCTAAGTAATAAAGAAATGGCGCTGGATTTGATGGTCCTAGAACGTTTGGACTATTAAATGGTCTCataacaaaacatattttttaaattttttaataactactaaatagttcttatttaattataaaatttattttttattttataaattattattttatcattcatctatcatgtttattaataataaaaaactaaaacagccaatgagtaatagctcaaatggcatagtctcctcatactcaattaagaggttgcgggttcgagtctcttatctttggtaaaaataaaataaaaaataaaaaataaaaaattaaaacaataataaattagaTCACGGCATGTGGGGTTTCTTTATTCAAAGCAACTTGAGAAATACATAGATACAAGGGAATAAACCGTATTTCACAAGAATTTTTttcattataaataaaaaaacattaTTTTTCCAATAAAAATAAGACTTATTCATGTGTACTCTTGTGTACTCCTATAATGGTTGCCATTGTCTATTCTAAAGATTAATAATTTGAGTTAgctatttttttagaatttgaagtGAAGTTTGCTTGTTCTAcataaaaaaatttgtatttgaaaaattaaagttgaaaaattgggttttgaaaaataataatttttttattttatttcagaaaaaaatccattactaaaagataaaaaaaatattttttcattatacAATCAATTGCATGAATAAAGAATCAAAACAAAGAATTACAAAATTAAAGACTAATCTTGATTTTGTAATCAAAACAATGGATTGTTTTCTAAACACTACCGTAAAAAAATCGATTGGATCTCTTTTGCCAACcgtaattatcaattaatgatgaaCAAATATTGGATATTAAAGAGATGGATaaataataaacaaaaacaatgaaaaaattGATAAACAATGAAAAAATTGATAAACGATTCTAATGGTAGGATTGAGTAATTGTTGATAgattattcaccaatttataatcttaatattaaagaaaagataagattagagtatctaaatcaaaataaaaacttaaaaattgaagatagaattttaaagataagatagataaataataaataataatttataatcacGAGCAGAAAAAATTAGAGAGGCTTAACATATAACGCATTGCACAATTTAATCGATTGAgtaacacaaccaatcgattgaattgtgaagATCTATGTTGCTTTGAAGACTtaaatcgattgggtaatatgaccaatctattgaataagaaaaattcCACATGCCTTGCAAAATTCAATCAATTGTGTATCAATTCCAATTGATTGAATCGATTGATTTGTGCAATTGAATTTCTAACAAACACGATTTTTCCAATCCAATAGGTATGTAACGGATCAATGATAAAATTATAATCGATTAAAATTGcaaaatatttattacgattaataaaagatctaatttgttattgttttaattttttattattaataaacagatagatgaataataaaataataatttataaaataaaaaataatttttatgattaaataaaatatatggggttaatttgtaattaaaattaaaaatggaCTATTTAACAGTTattgaaaaacttaaaaaacatgttgGACTGCGTGTTTGGATTTACGTTGGGCAAACTGGAGTTTGAATAGAAGTGattttgtaaaattaattttgggTAGAAGTGAGTTTGTGttaacatgatttatgtttggtaatttttactaaaattgattttaataaaataaatattgtttggataatattagttaaaattacttctagataaataattaattaattactaaaaaaatataatattaaattataatattatttttttaagtatatttaatctttttttatattttttagtatttttttcagtgcacaaaaattataataattgttttaatattctcagtatttatttaaaaaaaattatggaaaaaccaataataactagCAACAAACCTAAACGTACGTTGagtaaagtcaccaaaaaaaacgtACGTTGAATAAACGCAGAAGCTATAATTTCTTACTTCTAGTGAACGAGCTTTTGGGATGCAGAATCACGTTGGCGTTCAGAAGAAAAGTTGCCAAACATCAAAGAACAGCGTTCAAAGCATTGAAACTACTTTTATCCTCTCCAATTTCACAAACACACCCTTAATGGTCCAAACGGTTCTGGGACCATCGAATCCGGTGTCCAAATAATTGGATTCTCTTCAAATATATACTTCCtctcatagttatcagaaccgaaccggtaattAACCCGGTCATACGACTGGGTCACTGAGTCATTGGTTCAACCGATAGGTCACTAATTTATCCGGTTGAcccggtcataattaaataaaaatataaaattataaaaataaaattaaaattaaaagttaaatacatgttttcaaaaaatatattaatgacAATCAAATATCAATTCTTAGATATAATTTATGGTATAAAAACAGATAATAAATTAGTCACTAGTACAAAatactttctcaatttaaatgaacaagagaaaataaaagagaacaCAATCAATATCAATATGTTTGTATATTATGTGTTATTACTTGTTTTAGTATCTATGTCAATTGTTGGGAATaaggagtatgaccacaatccaatcaatcatgtgtcaaataatttgttattgttattatattaaaatgttaatataataagatccttgattaaatttagagatttatcattgtgatagtgatcaaaatattgagagataaatattttataatttaatctaaattattcttggtcataggattattaaaaaggacattaataattcggaaagatcaatatatatataatggttttcatttgatgaagattaatagatctcatttattaaattatatatatagatggtgcatatagagatatgaccattgaactgactcactttgagaatttctaatggttataattaccgtatatttgtcaataggatattctcaagatgaacatagtaatagagtttcctttgacctgcgactgtcatagtaattaacaatgtatttattatactttgattccagaCATCTAATACCCTaaggtgctagttgaatggatattgggtataatttaaatacttgtagaattaatgattagtcaataaggaatccgtcaactctcagtaaagagtttgagctctatgattataatgactgagatgaataaaaccttggccaaggagattgaatgaataaagaaatgagtttcttaggtcattcacagttcattataataatggtaacaagttagagtttgacaattaaactatACTCTAAGAGTTAACCAAGAGTTGGAAAGAtgaaaggaattatactttgttcttctaaagttcttagtaaaaatatattacttcatactatcgggtcgttgaggagtgttgctagacgccaaccttgattagtaaatctagtatgactaatttactactcgcttagtattgaacctatggggtcacacactaacgagtgttctaatctttactatagaattatttaattattattttgatttgatcaaataaataattatattaattcaaatggaatattattatattctttgctagcaccaagaatataataatagtatgataattgagaatattaaatgagatttgagaataattagttattctatttctaaatttggatgagatcctaactgattctgtttttaaattgagttatgatatgattcataaatttaaaagtttcagatttagaatttcaagatataatttaaatttgaattgagattcaaatttaaaatcaataacaaatctcatactatatatatgtacacCAAGAGTAGAGGAAAAATAAGAATGAAACGAGAATAAAgtattttattcctttacctctacacacataaacgtatgtgagcctgattcttggagaagaattttatggcgtgcaaagagttgtaagaggtttctcaatttagatcagatgtccattagtcaaggagttgacagcaaaggttggtctcgatgtggatacgcatagcgccttcgtaccatcgaaggagaaaaagatttttactagcgtacttAGGTATTTGGATCTGATCTACTATAcatttattattggaataaagtttaagcacaaaatagatctttaaggattactttcttttctttcgcTGCGTGTTATAAAgacatggtaatccttcaaatTCATTAGTCGAGCCTCCACCATAACCCCCCACGCTGCGCCAGACTGCAGCCGCTTCGTTCGTCACGTCTCTACCCTAATCGCAGGTGCACCATGGACCCGCGCGGATTTAATGCAGTCTGAGTGCGAACCGGCCAATTTTCAACGAATTTAACCACTGTTGACCAATTCAAATACAAATCCAGTCCAATACGCTAACCGAACCAATCAGATTATCGATTCACCGATTTTTCGATCGAACCGACCGGTCCGGTTCTATTATGATAACTATGCTTCCTCTATCTGAAATGATTGACAAATGAAATGAAGCCGTTTTAACTAAAAttatcctttttcatttttattaagGTTAGCCATCAAATATATATGTGAATAGAAGAAACATGTGGCACCAGTGGTCTAGTGGTAGAATAGTACCCTGCCACGGTACAGACCCGGGTTCGATTCCCGGCTGGTGCATTCACAAGAGCAGTGATGATAACGCTGCACACTTGTGGTTGTTGGTCAATCACGCTTCATCTACTACTCGGTGAAATCAGGTGCATCTGAGCTCTTTTTTCCAATAAAAAATGTTTATTCTTTTATGTGAAAAGTATTATATATGATACTGAAATATGAAATGCTAATGAATCCCCAATGTATAATGGTGTATCTCTTCTTCGGTAAGCAGCTTATGTAATTGGGATGACGGCACCATGATATATATGAGTGagtgtattaattaattaagctAAGGAAATTCATGGACACATGATACATATGGTGAGGTGAGGTACGTTGGTAATTTCATCGTAGACACCATCAACATAACATTCGTGGTCATCGTTATATTAGTGACTCTATCTAATATTTTCCAcaccaaactaaaataaaaactatAAGAAGCTAGCGATGACCTTCACCTTCCAACACAAAATCCACTAACTGAATTTGGGCCAATAAATTTGGTTGGTTGGCAGAAAACAACAGGGATAAGCAGACAAGATCGAATGTCAACCGATCGATTAACTAATCGCAAAATATTCACATGCAAAGTAACGAGACGAAGTTTTGTACGTACTAATAATTATTTCTCTCATttctcattaaaaaaaataaaaaataaaaagcagctTCTAGTTATGCAACAATGTTGCGATAACTGAAACAAAGGTGTAACTAACATATCAATTgagtaattaatttattgatctGCTTAAAAAATAAGTGTTGGAGATACCAATTTAATTTTCTAACAATTCTTTGGAcagaaataaatttttaaatagaattttaaTCCACGCTAATTTCTTATCATTTATGTTTATTATTATTGATGTTATGTAAGATATGCTTAAAAAGTTTTGTTCATGAAATTactttaaaaaacaaaaacacttataattttttttttggtttttacatTATCTTTTTGTTggttaataaattattacatacaTAAGGCGAGATTTAAATTCCCAACACTTATTTAAGTGGattaaccactagaccaacccaattTGATTAAGAGACTTATAATTTTTAACGAGTAATTTTAAGATTTTAGAGCTTACTTACCCCTTCCtacaataaatatatttttctacTGGTTTAATTTATTGACgaactccgcctatgttacacttgcggtacatagccaGTCCCAAGTCCGGATAAagaaggagggttgtgttaggttttcggcaaccaacataaaaatatagtcgaacccccatgacatgaatcaaagacattattgcgctaaagctaggtcgttgcccggaagcaacgcgccgtatgactcgagtacggtgtcaaagcaagagccgctgcatcggtgcccggatgtagtgttaaatgagcaagggttcttgcgttttcgtgaacggacgagggtaaataagctagttcacaaagtaaaaggtaaaggtcgaagtgacagaaggttgagatttgggacatggaacataggcactctaacaggaaagtccatggaggtggtggacaccatgacaaggaggaagattaacattatgtgcctacaagaaactaaatgggttggtgcaaaggctagggagttggatacttctggtttcaaactgtggtatacaggaaaggtgaagaataggaatggggttggaataattgtggataagcagtgaaagaaggacgtagtggatgtcaagagggtgggagatcggatcatctctatcaaacttgtggtggagggaggtgctttccatgtgattagcgcctatgcaccgcaagtgggttcggacgaacaacacaagataaggttttgggaggatctagagagtttggttcaaggcatacctttgggagataagattttcttatgaggagatttaaatggccatgttgggagagaagtgactggatatgggagtattcacggaggccatggtttcggggtgatcaatgccgaaggtaaaactattttggacttttcctcaacctttgatcttctcatcgcaaatacatgttttaaaaagagagacgaacatcttataacctataagagtggcatgacaagctctcaaatcgacttcttt is a window encoding:
- the LOC107637050 gene encoding ABC transporter G family member 9-like, coding for MTLRVAKSMDLQLDIETEATHHANLPVLLKFYDVVYKTKPEKERFIENTKVEGKTILKGVSGIVQPGEILAMLGPSGSGKTTLLTALGGRLGGKLSGNITYNGKTFSNAMKRLTGFVTQDDVLYPHLTVTETLIFTALLRLPSSRFTKEEKIMQAKIVIDQLGLTECKDSMIGGPCLRGVSGGERKRVSIGQEMLINPSLLLLDEPTSGLDSTTAQKIVSTLSELASDGEKTIVMTIHQPSSRIYYLFHKVLLLSEGNLMYFGMGSEAVKYFSSIDYAPSMDMNPSDFLLDLANGIYTGQPNEDHTLNKKKLISSYKEHFSDTIEPMFHEKCDFDKNEGRFEDEKSFGSWPTSWWQQFFLLLRRDVKERRHQSFSCILIFEVIAAAIITGLVWYKSDISHLQDQLGLLYNMINFWFAFPLYRAIFTFPQERPMLEKERSSAMYRLSSYLMAKSVADLPIELVLPTAYLIITYWMTGLKVNAVNFLCTLSTVLLHVLVAQGVGLAIGAIVMDMKSVTTLAAIIMLIFMLSAGYFVQHLPKFIAWLKYISPSYYTYLLLIGSQYKSSETYPCSNNNGECSVAEFPMIRTQMVLDMKEQAMAALALVIMLIGYRIVAYIALLRIGVTKSKA